The proteins below come from a single Bactrocera dorsalis isolate Fly_Bdor chromosome 5, ASM2337382v1, whole genome shotgun sequence genomic window:
- the LOC125778752 gene encoding A-kinase anchor protein 14-like, producing the protein MFKYITFAALFAFATAAPGFIAQPVVAKVGAVVHTVPSATSHQSITQVHNNAHIVTPLVKAVAPVVHVAPVVKTYSAPVVPVVKTVAPVVPVVHAAPVVPVMKTYSTPMVHHVPVVKSVVAPVVPVVHAAPVVKTVVAAPVAHFVHH; encoded by the exons atgttcaaatat ATTACCTTCGCCGCTCTCTTCGCATTCGCCACCGCTGCTCCCGGTTTCATCGCTCAACCCGTTGTAGCCAAAGTTGGTGCCGTTGTACACACCGTTCCATCTGCCACCTCCCACCAAAGCATCACTCAAGTGCACAATAATGCCCATATTGTTACACCTCTCGTGAAAGCCGTGGCTCCAGTGGTTCATGTTGCTCCAGTTGTGAAGACCTACTCTGCACCTGTCGTTCCAGTAGTCAAAACTGTTGCTCCAGTCGTCCCCGTAGTTCATGCTGCTCCCGTAGTTCCAGTTATGAAGACTTACTCCACCCCGATGGTTCATCATGTTCCGGTTGTGAAGTCAGTTGTTGCCCCCGTGGTGCCAGTAGTTCATGCCGCACCTGTTGTGAAGACTGTTGTTGCAGCCCCTGTTGCTCACTTTGTTCATCACTAA